The DNA region CGATCAGCGGTGGCACCTACAGCATCAATGGCGGGGCCTTCACCAGCGCAAAAGCGACCGTGCGCGGTGGGGATCTAGTGAGCCTGCAGGTCAGCAGCGGCAGCGGTTTCGGCGTCCAGTATCCGGTGACCCTGACGGTCGGCAGCTCGAAGGCCGTCTGGTCGATGCGGACCGAGAGCGATCCGTCCAAGCTGCAATCCTTCGCCTTGGTCAACGCTTCGATGTTTGCTGGCGGCGCCGTGGTGCCCGGAAGTGTCCAGACGACCGTGCCGATCACCGTCTACAACCCGCCATCGGCGACGGCGATCAGCGTCACCGGCGGCAGCTACAGCATCAACGGCGGGGCTTTCACGTCGGCGGCAGGCACAGTGGTCAGCGGTGACCAGGTGATCGTGCAGTTTTCGGCATCGACGAGCTTTGCCACTCAGACGTCGGTGACGCTGCGCATCGGCTCGTTCAGTTCGACGCTCTCCGTGACTTCGACCGTCGATCCGGTGGCGGCCACCCCCACCTCCGAGACCGATTGCAGCAGCTATATCTATCGGGACCAATTGCCGGTGCCGTTGCGAGTGTTCGTCTGCAAGCCATCCGGATGGCGGACAACGGATCGCCGATCGGCGTTGGTCCACTGGTTCGGAGGCGGCTTCATTTTCGGCAACGCCGATAGTTCGGCAGGAGAAGCACGGTACTGGGCGAAGACTTACGGCATGGTCGGCGTCGCCCCGGATTACCGGGTCAACGATCGCTTTGGAACCTACTGCCAGGTCTCTGCCGACGATGGCCGTGCGGCGGTGCGATGGGTTCAGGATCATGCGGCCGAGTTGGGGCTCGATCCTGCTCGAGTCGTGGTCTCGGGTTCATCGGCAGGCGGCGGCGTTGCGTTCTTCGCAGCGATGCGCGACGCGCCGGTGAGTGGCAGCGCCGCGGACAATCCCTTGATGCGGCCTGCCGCGGTTGTGACCCGTGCTGGCGTTCCGGACATCACCACCGAATCCCATATTCAGTCCTATCGCAGCGCTGATCGCTTCTCGACTTACGGATCGATCATCTCCCCCAGCATCAATCTCGATGCCGATTTCCCGCCGGTGCTGATGGATCACGGTGACCAGGACACCACCGTTGCCCCCACGCCCAGCGTGCATTTCTGCTCAGCGCTGATCCGCCTCGGAAGGATTTGCGAGTTCAACAACAAGGCCGGTTTCGGTCACGATCTATCCAGCGGACCCAAGGGGCTCGACGAGATACATGAGGAAACACGGGTATTCCTGACCAAGCTCGGCCTGCTGCCGGCGCTGCGTCAGTAAGCCAAGCTCAGCCTTGCTGGCGTAAGCAAGGCTTTCCTCATCCCCGGCAGCGAGGTCGTTTCGCCTCGCTGCCGCGGGTCCGGGTGTTCCCCGGGCTATCCGGATCCGTCGTCGGCGAACCAGGCGCGAGCCGCTATACTCCGCCGATTCTTTTGCCGCCCGTCCCATGTCGCAGCCTGCCCGCCACGTTCCGCAAGCCCAGATTCGCAATTTCTCGATCATTGCCCACATCGACCACGGCAAATCGACCTTGGCCGATCGCATCATCCAGATCTGCGGCGGGCTCGAAGAACGCGAGATGCAGGCGCAGGTGCTCGACAACAACCCGATCGAGCGTGAGCGCGGCATCACCATCAAGGCGCAGGCCGTTTCGCTGAACTACAAGGCGAAGGATGGGCTGACCTACCAGCTGAACTTCATCGACACGCCGGGCCATGTCGATTTCTCCTACGAAGTCAGCCGTTCGCTCGCCGCCTGCGAGGGTGCGCTGCTGGTGGTCGACGCGTCGCAGGGCGTCGAGGCGCAGAGCGTGGCCAATTGCTATACCGCGCTCGAGCAGAAGCTTGAAGTGATGCCGGTGCTGAACAAGATCGATCTCCAGAATGCCGAGCCGGAACGGGTCGCGCAGGAGATCGAGGACATCATCGGCATCGAAGCCACCGATGCGCTGCGCATTTCGGCGAAGACCGGCCTCGGCGTCAACGACGTGCTGGAGGCGCTGGTGCTGCGTCTGCCGCCGCCGCACGGCATCGTCGACGCGCCGCTGCAGGCGCTGATCGTCGACTCCTGGTTCGACAACTACCTCGGTGTCGTCTCGCTGGTCCGCGTCGTCAATGGCCGAATCCAGAAAGGCCAGAAGATCCGCGTGATCTCGACTGGCAAGGATTACGAAGTCGGCATGCTCGGTGTCCATTCACCGAAGCGGGTGCTGCGCGATTCGCTGGAGACCGGCGAAGTCGGCTTCATCGTCGCCGGCATCAAGGACATCTTCGGCGCGCCGGTCGGCGATACGCTGACCGAAGCCAGCCGCGCCTCGGTCGAGCAGCTGCCCGGTTTCCGTCAGGTGCAGCCGCGCGTGTTCGCTGGCATGTTCCCGATCGACGCCGAAGATTTCGAGGACTTTCGCGAGTCGCTGC from Nevskia ramosa DSM 11499 includes:
- the lepA gene encoding translation elongation factor 4; translated protein: MSQPARHVPQAQIRNFSIIAHIDHGKSTLADRIIQICGGLEEREMQAQVLDNNPIERERGITIKAQAVSLNYKAKDGLTYQLNFIDTPGHVDFSYEVSRSLAACEGALLVVDASQGVEAQSVANCYTALEQKLEVMPVLNKIDLQNAEPERVAQEIEDIIGIEATDALRISAKTGLGVNDVLEALVLRLPPPHGIVDAPLQALIVDSWFDNYLGVVSLVRVVNGRIQKGQKIRVISTGKDYEVGMLGVHSPKRVLRDSLETGEVGFIVAGIKDIFGAPVGDTLTEASRASVEQLPGFRQVQPRVFAGMFPIDAEDFEDFRESLQKLRLNDSALQFEPENSGALGFGFRIGFLGMLHMEIVQERLEREYNLDLITTAPSVVYEIETATGEVKKIDNPSDLPEAGAYKDVREPIILCRMLMPQIYVGGVMQLCMDKRGVQKNLRYHGNQVQLEVEMPLAEVVLDFFDRLKSVSRGFASFEYEFVRFQTAPLVKLDVLVNGDKIDALATIVHRNDAEARGRDLCDRMKDVIHRQMFDVAIQAAIGAKIISRSTVKALTKNVLAKCYGGDISRKKKLLEKQKKGKKRMKQVGSVEIPQEAFLAVLGVDRRS